The DNA segment ATGAAACGCATCCACGTGAGGCTGGCTGCCGTGCCGCTTGCCTGCCTGATCGCCACAGTCGCCGGCTGCGGGGGAGGCGGGGGCGACTCGGCGCCTGCCAGCGCCACGTCAGCCGCGACCACGACAGGCAACCCGGGATCGTCCACGACAGCGCCAGCTGCCGCCACCGCTGGCAGCGCCATGCTGTCCGGTACCAGTGATCCGGGGCCCGATATCGGCAAGGACGGGGACTTCTATCTCAATACCGCGACGTGGATGCTCTTCGGCCCCAAGGCCAACGGCGTATGGCCGGCAGGGGTGTCCGTAGCAGGGCCGGCGGGCGGCACCGGCGCGCAGGGCAACACCGGGGCCGGGGGCAATACGGGCCTGGCCGGTAATACCATCCTGTCCGGCTCGACCGATCCGACCAGTGGTGTCGGCAACAATGGCGACTACTACATAAACACCTCCACCTCGACACTGTTCGGGCCCAAGGCGGATGGCACCTGGCCGCCCGGCGTCCCGCTGGGTGGCGGCACCGGTTCGTCGGGCCCCGGCGGCGGCACTGTTCTGACGGGCGCGGGCGCTCCGGACAACAGCGTCGGAAACAATGGCGATTACTACCTGGATACCAACACCTGGACGCTGTACGGGCCCAAGGCCAACGATGAGTGGCCGCAAGGAGTCTCGCTGGCCGGCCAGTCCGGCACTGGCTCAGCCGGCGGCACGGGTGGCACGGGTGGCACGGGTGGTACCGGCGGTACCGGTGGGAGCACGGCCGGCAATGGCGGCCATATCCTGTACGGCAGCGGTGCCCCGACCGACAGCATCGGCGTCGATGGCGATTTCTATTTCGATACCTCGACCTCGACGCTGTACGGGCCGAAGCAGGACGGCAAGTGGCCAACCACCGGCGCGACGATGACGACAGCGACCGTCTACAACGGCAACTTCAACGTGCCGGATACGCTCAGCCGCGGCCACTATGCCATGACCGGCGCGGGTGGCGCGGTGGCTCTGCCGTCGGATTTCGGTGTCGTGATTCCCTATGACTGCAGCAGCGTCAAGCTCACCGCCAGCACGCTCGGCAAGGTGCACGGATCGCTGGACATTTCGGTGTACAAGGTGACAGGGGCGGGCGCTGCAGTGCAGCTGGCGGAGGTGGGCAGCCTGAGCTGCAAGGTGACCAACGGCCTGCAGAACTGCACCCGTGAGGTGCCTTCCGGAACCATCCTTCACAACGACAAGCTGCAGGTCCAGGTGGACAACAACCAGGCCACCGAATGGGGCGGACTGGCCGTCAACCTCGCGTGCGTCAAGTAGGCTGGCTGGACAAGGCGCGTCACGAGGCCGGGCAAACGGGTTTGCCCGGCCTCGTGGAGGTGCAGCGCCCTGGTTGTCTTAATCAGCGGTGATGTTGTTTGCCTTCACCACATCGCCCCACATCTTGTAGTGGGTGCGGGTCAGCGTTGCGAGCTGTTCAGGTGTGCCGCCACCGGGCTCGTCGCCGCGGTCGACGATGCTCTTGACGACAGCCGGGTCCTTCAGCGCCGTATTCAGGGCGCCGTTGGCTTTCTTGACGATGTCAGGGCTCAGGCCCGGCGGCCCGTACAGTCCGATGAACGAGATGATGGTGAAGTCCTTGATGCCGCTCTCGGTGGCCGTCGGCACATCCGGGATCATTGCCACGCGCTTGGGGCCGGTGACCATCAGCGGCCGCAGCTGGCCCGACTTGATAAAGGGCGCGACCACCGAGGTTGCATCGAACATTGCATCCAGGCGTCCGGCCATCAGGTCGACCATCGCCGGGCTGCTGCCCTTGTAAGGCACATGGTTCATCTTCGGCCCGCCCATGCGCTCGCGCAGCAGTTCCATCGTGACATGCGGCAGGGCGCCGGTGCCGCCCGAGCCATAGTCGACGGTCTTGCCCGACTTGTCCCGCGCCTTCACTTCCTCGACGAACTGCGCGTAGGTCTTGATGGGCGAGCTGGCGGGCACGACGAGGACCAGCGGAGATTGCAGCATGACGCCGATCGGCGTCAGCTTCTGCGGATCGACGATGCCGAGCTTGGTGTAGACGTGAGGCATGATCGTCATCGAGCCGTTGCCTACCAGCAGCTTGTTGCCGTCCGGCGCCGCGCGCATTACCTCTATGGATGCGATATTGCCGTTCACGCCGGCCTTGTTGTCGATGACGAACGACTGGCCGAGCGAACTCTGCAGGCCGCCAAGCAGCGCACGTCCCGCGAAGTCGGTCTGGCCGCCGGGCGGGAAGCCGACCAGCAGGGTCACCGGCTTGGTCGGCCAGGTGGTCTGTGCCCAGGCGGCCGTCGTCGCCAGCGTGCCAAGGCCGAGCGCAGCGAGGCCCAGGATCAACGCCGAACGGCGCGATTGCACCGATTGCACCGATTGCACGGGCGATTTCTTGATGATTGTCATGCCAGGTCTCCCATTATGTTTTGACAGGGCAGCAGCCCCGCGGCGCTTCAGGCCGTCTTTTCCATCGCTTCCCACATCCCGTTGATATAGACGGCGCCCAGTGCCCGGTCATAGAGCCCGTATCCCGGCTTGCCCGTCTCTCCCCAGATCATGCGGCCGTGGTCGGGGCGGAAATAGCCCTGGAAGCCGACGTCATGGTACGCCTTGACGATCGCGGCGATATCCAGCGATCCGCAGCTCGACAGGTGGGCGGTTTCCTCGAAGTCGCCGTCCGGGGTGATCTTGACGTTGCGGATATGGGCGAAGTGGATGCGTCCCATGCCGCCGAACTCGCGCACCAGCGCCTCGACGTTGTTCTGCGGGCCGGCGCCAAGCGAGCCCGAGCACAGCGTCAGGCCGTTTGCCGGCGTGTCGACAATCCCGAGGATGCGTGCCAGGTCGTCGCGGTTCTTGACGATGCGCGGCAGTCCGAAGATGGGGCGCGGCGGATCGTCCGGATGGATGGCCATCTTGATCCCGCACTCCTGCGCCACGGGAATGATCGCGCGCAGGAAATACTCCAGGTGCTCCCAGAGCCGGGCTTCGTCGATGCCGCGGTATTCGGCCAGCAGCGCCTGCAGCTCCCCTGGCTGGTAGCTGGAATCCCAGCCGGGCAGGGCGATGCCCTGGCTGACGTCGATCTGTTCGACCTCCCGGGTGCTGAAGGCAAGGCAGGTCGAGCCGTCATCGAGCTTTTTCGCCAGTTCTGTACGGGTCCAGTCGAACACCGGCATGAAGTTGTAGCAGATGACTTCGACGCCCGCGGCGGCCAGGTTCCTGATGTTCTGCTGGTAGTTGGCGATCAGCTGGTCGCGCGTCGGCTTGCCCAGCTTGATGTCCTCGTGGACCGGGACCGACTCCACCACCTTGAACTGCAGGCCCGCCGCCTCGATGGTGGACTTGAGCGCCAGGATCTTGTCCAGCGGCCATACCTCGCCGACGGGTTCATCGTAGATGGCCGAGACGATATGGGTCATGCCCGGGATCTGCCGGATGTATTCGAGAGGGATCGGGTCGGACGTGCCAAACCAGCGGAACGACATCTTCATGTGAGGGGCTTCCTTGGGGCGACTCTGTTGAGGCAGGAGGAGGGAGCGGCGATCCGTCCTGCCATCCAAAGCGGCGCGCGGCATGGGCCAGACGCCTGACAGCATTGGTCTACCAAATTTATTTAAGTGGTTCACCAATTATGAAGCGGTTGCCCAATTTTGCCGTCATGGTTTACCATGGGATGCATCAGGCACTGCCCGGCCGTTCCACGCGCGAACCCTCCCTATGATGCGAAATTCCACCAGCGATCTTGCAACCACTCCGACAGTCGAGAGCCCGCCCGCTGCCGGCGACCGGTCCTACCTGAGCCTGGCCAGCCAGGTGCAGGCACTGATCGCATCCGGAGAGTTCTCCGCCGGCATGCGGCTGCCGTCCGAACGCACCCTGGCCGAGCGGTTCAGCGTCAGCCGTACCCTGGTGCGTGAGGCGATCATCGCGCTGGAGGTCCAGGGGCTGGTCGAAGTGCGCGGCGGCTCGGGTATCTACGTCTGCGCGGCGGCGCCCGCGCCCGGTCCCGAGCCGTTCGAACTGCCGTGGCGGCCGGGGCCAATCGAATCGCTGCGCGCCCGGGTGCTGATCGAATCGGAAGTCGCCGGCCTGGCGGCCAGCGAGCGCAAGGACAGCGACCTTGACCGCATGTTCTCGGCCCTGAGCCTGATGCGCGAGCACATGGACGACAAGCAAGCCAACGAGGCGGCGGACCGCCAGTTCCACCTGTGCCTGGCCGAATCGACCGGCAACAGGGTCCTGCTGCATATGGTCACCGCACTGTGGGACAGCGGGCGCAGCGACCCGCTGTGGGGCAAGATCGAGGAACACTTCCATACCACCGGACTGCGCGAGGCATCGCAGGAAGACCATCAGCGGATCTTCGCGGCCGTGATGGCCCGCGACGCCACGGCGGCGCGGGCGGCAATGCGCAACCACCTGGAAAGGGTCATCGGCGAGTTCACGCAGGCGTGGCGCTGAAGGCCCGGAATCCTGCCTTGCCAAATTCTGCTTAGGCAGCTATATTTCGTCTGACTGAATCTGGATGAGCCCATGAACGCAAGGAAACCCTCGGTGATCGCAGAGTTGAGTTCAGGCGAACTTGGCTTTCTCGTCACAGACGTGCGCAACCAATTGCTTGCCGGTGTGGAGCGCGAGCTGGAACCGTTGCAGATCACCGCAGCGCAGTTCGTCGTCCTGAACAGCATCATGTCGGGCAAGGGCCGCACGCTCAGCGAATTCTGCCGGCTGCTCGGCTACGATTCGGGCGCAATGACGCGGCTGCTGGACCGAATCGAAGCCAAGGGCATCATCCGCCGCGTTGTGAATCCGACCGACCGGCGCAGCTTCATCGTGGAACTGACGGAGCAGGGCCAGGCGGTGTTCCCGCAGGCACGGAAGGGTACCGAGGTGGCGATTCGTCGCCTGCTTGCCGGCTTCAGTGAAGCCGATGCCCAGACGCTGCGCGGCATGCTCAGGCGCATCCTGGCCAACGCAGCGGAAGTTTGAGTCTGGCCATTTTTTTTGGATATTTATCTGCCTAGGCACATTCAGCCTGGGCAATGGTTGCGGAGAAGGTCGATGACCTTGATGACTACCTCAAAGACTGACTCACTAAAGGCGCGCACCGTCCCGGCCCGGTGGCGCCTCGCCGTACTGGGCGCCGCGGTGTTCCTGGCGAGCTGCGCCAGCATGACGGGGCTGGAGACGCAGGCCACGGTCGACGATGCCAACCACCTTGCCGCGGCCGCATCGATCGGCGCTACGCCGGTATCACCGGCGGCATGGCCGGAGCGAGCATGGTGGCAGGGCTTTGGCGACCCGCAGCTGAATGCGCTGGTCGAGGCGGCCCTGGCCGGACAGCCGACGCTGCGCATCGCCGCGGCGCGTGTGCGCCAGGCGGATGCGCTGGCGGGCGGTGCCGAAGCCGCGCTGTTTCCGCAAGCCAGCCTGAACGCGAGAAGCACGCGCCAGCGCTTCAGCGAGAACAGTGTCGCGCCGCGGCCGCTGGCAGGCAGCTGGAAATGGGCCAGCGACGTGCAGCTCGGCCTCGGCTATGAACTGGACTTCTGGGGCAAGAACCAGGCGACCTTCGATGCCGCGCTTGACCGCGCCCGCGCCGTGGAAGTCGATTACCACGCGGCGGAGCTGATGCTGACGACGTCCGTGGTGCGCACCTACCTGAAGCTCGACGCCGCCTATGCGCAGCGCGCGCTGACCGAACAAACCTATCGCCAGCGCCAGAACACGCTGGACCTGACGCGCCGGCGCGTCGACGCGCAACTCGACTCGCGGCTCGACATGAAGCAGGCCGAAGCGGCACTGCCGGCCACGCGCGAGCGCCTTGCCGCGATCAACGAGATCATTGCACTGACCCAGAATCAGCTCGCCGCGCTGGCGGGCAACGGCCCGGACGCCGGCGCCAACATACGCCGCCCGCAGCTTCGCGATGGCTACGCGGCGGCGGTGCCGGCATCGCTGCCAGCCGAGCTGATCGGCCGCCGGCCGGACGTGGTCGCGCAGCGCTGGCGCGTGGAAGCCGCCAGCCATGACATCAAGGCGGCCAGGGCGCAGTTCTATCCCAACATCAGCCTGACCGCCTTTGCCGGCCTGCAAAGCCTGAGCCTGTCAGACCTGCTGATGGCGGGCAGCCGCACCTTCGGCATCGGCCCGGCGATCTCGCTGCCCATCTTCGACGGCGGCCGGCTACGCGCCAACCTTGGCGCCAGGCAGGCGGAGTACGACGCTGCCGCGGAGCAATACAACGCCACGCTGGTCACGGCGCTGCACGACGTGGTCAACCAGCTGGTGTCGCTGCGCTGGCTGTCCGAGCGCGCCGGTGAACAGCAGCAGGCGCTGCAGCTGACGCAGGAAGCCTACGACATGGCCGTGTCGCGCTATCGCAGCGGCGTCGGCAACTACCTGCAGGTGCTGTCGGCCGAAGGCCAGGTGCTGCAGCAGAAGCAATTGCTGATCGATATCGAAACCCAGGAACGCACCCTGCACCTGGAACTGATCCGCGCCCTCGGGGGCGGATACGAAACGGCTGCCGCGACCGCCAATGACGCGGGCGCTGCCAGATCCCCCGCAACAAGGAACCCATCATGACCCCCGCCAACCAACCCAACTCCGCCGGTGCCACACCCGCGGAACCGGCCGGGGTCCGCCCGGCACGGCGCCGGCGCATCGCAGCAGCAGCCTCGGTCGCCGTCGCTCTCGCCGCTGCATCCGTCTACTGGCTGCAATACGGTCGCCATTGGGTTTCGACGGAAGACGCGTATGTCGAAGGCAATGTGGTGCAGGTGACGCCGCAGGTAAGCGGTGTGGTCACCGCGATCCTTGCGGACAACACTGACCTCGTTGGATCCGGCAAGACGCTGGTCGAACTCAACGGCGTCGATGCACAGCTCGCCCTGGCCGCGGCACAGGCCCAGCTTGCCCGCACGGTGCGCCAGGTGCGCGGCCAGTTTGCCGCCGCCGGCCAGGACCGTGCCAACGTGGAACTGCGCTCGGTTGACCTGGCGCGCGCCCAGGAAGATATGGCGCGCCGCTCGGCGCTGGCCGCCAGCGGCGCGATCTCGGGCGAGGAACTCGTCCATTCGACACAGGCGGTGCGCACCGCCAAGGCGTCGCTGGCCGTGGCCACCCAGCAACTCAAGCGCAACCAGGCACTGGTCGAACGCACCTCGGTGGACTCCCACCCTGATGTGCAGGCGGCCGCAGTGCAAGTGCGCAACGCCAGCATCGCGCTGTCGCGCACGCGCATTCCCGCGCCGGTCGGCGGCGTGGTGACCAAGCGCTCGGTGCAGGTGGGGCAGCGCGTCAGTGCCGGCGTGCCAATGATGTCGGTGGTGCCGCTGGACCACCTGTGGGTCACGGCCAACCTGAAGGAGTCGCAACTCCGCGATATCCGCCTGGGCCAGCCGGTGACGCTGACCACCGACCTGTACGGCGACGGGGTGGTGTACCACGGCCGTGTCATCGGGCAGGACGCCGGCACCGGCAGTGCCTTTGCGCTGCTGCCAGCGCAGAACGCCACCGGCAACTGGATCAAGGTGGTGCAGCGCGTGCCGGTGCGCATCGCCCTGACGCCTGCGGAAGTGATGGCCCATCCGCTGCAGATCGGACTGTCGATGAAGATCTCGGTCGATACGCGCTCGCGCGACGGCAAGCGGCTGGTCGCCGTCGATGCGTCGGGCCAGAACTACCGTACCACCGTGTTTGCCGACGAACTGGCGCGCGCCGACGAACTGGTGCGCCGCATTGTCGAAGAGAACCTGTAGGCACCGCCACACAACGGAGACGCCGGCATGAAACCCGCCGCTAAACCCAAAGCCTTGCTGATGCTGACGATCGGCGCGCTGACCTCGATCGACTTCCTGCAGAACGGCATGGTGGCCTTTGCCACCGCCCCGATCATGGGAGAAATCGGCGCCAGCCCCGAGGAGTACAGCACCATCGCCGCGGCCTACGCCAGCGTGGCCGTGGTCGTGATCGCGCTGCAGCGCTGGATGGTGGAGCGCATGGGCTGGCGCCGCTATGTCCAGGGCGCGCTTGGCGCGGCTGCCATCGGTGCGATCCTGTGTGCCACGGCCGAGAGCTATCCCGGCTTCCTGGCCGGCCGCATGGTGATGGCGCTCGGATGCGCGGGCATGCTGACCTCGTCGCGGCTGGCGATCAACCTGATTCCGCCGAGCCCGGCGAGGTTTCTTGGCATCAAGGCGCTGGCCACGGGCATTTGCTGCGGCACGGCGATCGCGCCCTGGCTGGCCGCCGTCATTGTCACCGCGGACCGGTGGCCCCTGATTTTCTGGCTGGTGGCTGCCGCCGCCCTGGCGTTGCTCCCGGCCACCGGTGTTCTGCCCACGGCAGTGGTGGCGCCTGCGCAACGCTCGGACGCGCATCCGGTGCGGCTTGTCGCGCTGTCGGTGGGCAGCTTCCTGGTGCTGTTCGTGCTGCAGCGTTCCTACTATGACTTCTACGCCGACCGGCTGTGGCTGGTGATCGGCGCGGTCGCGGGCGCCGGCGCGCTGCTCGCCTTCGTCTGGACGGAATCCAGGAGCGCGCGGCCGCTGCTCAGGCTGCGCAGCCTGGTCGAGCCGCGCTATCTGAGCGGCCTGGCGCTCTTTACCTTCTGCTACGTCACGCTCGGTTCGAACGGCTACCTGCTGCCGATCGTGCTGCAGCGCTCGCTGGGCCATTCATGGGCCACCGCCGGACAGTTCTATGCGCTCGGGCTTGCCGCCGGCGTCGCGACCTGGCTGACAATCTCGCGCCTGCTGCCGCGCTGGCCCAGCCCGCGCAAGTACTTTGTCGCGGGCTTCCTCGCCCTGGCGGCCTCCGCGTGGTTGCTGAGCCGGACCACGCCCGCGCCCGACCTGTGGGGACATATCCTGCCCGCGCTCGCGCTCTATGGGGTGTTCATCATGACGCTGATGCCGGTCACGGCCATGCAGACCTTCAACGGCGTGATGCACGACGAGTCGGTGTTCTCGCATGCGCAGCAGACCAAGAACATGCTGGGGCAGTTGGGCCAGGCGCTGGGCGTGACCATTGCCACGGTCGGGCAGCAGTGGCTGACGACGCTGCACTACAGCACGCTGCATGGCGCCATCAATCCTGCCAGCCCGCAATTCCAGGAGACCCACGCGCGCTTCACGGCCGCGTTCTCTAACTCGATGGATCCGGTCCGCGCCGCGGAGTCCGCCACGGCGCAGATCGCGCAAGTGCTGGCGCAGCAGTCCGCGCTGCTGGCCAATATCGACTATTTCCGCGCGCTGGCGGTGGTGGGGGTGCTGGCGATCGGCGTCAGCAAGTTCCAGAAGGTGCTGCGATGAGCGCCGGCCTGGTTACGGCATTGGCGACTGAGGGCGCCGCGCTGTCCGCTGTGCTGGTTGCGGCCAGCCGCCTGCGGCGCGCGACCCAGCAAGGCGCCACGCAGGCCTTGCGTGCGGCGGACCTGACCGTGCCGCAGTGGCTGATGCTGTGCCACCTGCGCGGTGCCGGCGGCAGCACCCTCACCGAGACCGCCGCAGCTATCGACCATGATGCCGGCGCGCTGTCGCGCGCGGTGCACTTGCTGCGCGAGCGCGACCTGGTCGTGGCGCTGAAGGTGCCAGGAGACCGGCGCAGCGTCAGCTTGCGCATCAGCCGCTCGGGGGAGGCGCTGTGCGATCGGATCGATGCGCACCTGAAAAGGCAGGTGGCCGATGCACCCGATGGCGGGATGGGGCCGCAGGAACTGCACCGATTGCTGGACCTGATGGAAAAGGCCGTGACGGCACTGTTGGGGCGCACGGAGCAGGGCTGACCTTTTTGCCTGCAGGAGCCATACAGCACCGAAGACAAAGCCAATTGCCGAACCCGTGCTTTTCGTGACCCGTGCTTTTCGTGCCAGCGCCAGCGCGTGGCGGTCCCGCGGGCCCTTGCCGTGCCGGCACTTCCCTCTGCGGCGAGTCCATCAGATTGGAAACTGCGTCGTCGATAGCACCTGCTTGAGCACCATGAACGACCGGATCTGCCTGACACCCGGCAGGTAGAGCAATTGTTCCGCGTGGAGGCGGTTGAAGCTCTCGCTATCTCTTGTGCGCACCAGCATGAAGTAATCGAATTCGCCGGTCACGACATGGCACTCCATGCAGCCGGACACCTTTTGCGCGGCAGACTCGAACAGCGCGAAGGATTCTGGCGTGGAGCGATCCAGCACCACGCCGATCATCACAAGCATTCCCGCATCCAGTGCAGCAGGGTTGAGCAGCGCCACGATGCCGCGGATCAGCCCCAGCTCCTTGAGCCGTTCCACGCGCCGCAGACAGGCGGGCGGGCTCAGGTTGACCTTTGCGGCCAAGGCCACGTTGGAGATCGATGCGTCCTGCTGCAGGGCTCGCAGGATCGCCTTGTCGGCGCGATCGAGCGAGTCCACGTGGGGTGTGGGTGGCAGCGTTTGCGACGCGGCCTGAACTGGTGCATCGCGGGCGGATTTGGTGCGAAATTTTGTTTCTTTCATTTGGTCTGAAAAAGAATTTACAACTGCTTTCGCGTGATATCACTTATTAATAGTGTTCAAAATAACGCTTCTTTGCAAGCACGTTTCGTGACTTTTTTCCTAGGATAGAGTCCGTCGCCGCATCGTCTGGCCTTGCTGAGAGGCACACCGATGACGGGATAACACCCTAACCCTGGAGTTGCCACCATGAATCTCAAGCGCTTTGCCCGTTACCCGCTGACGTTCGGCCCCACGCCCATCCAGCCGCTCAAGCGCCTATCTGCCCACCTTGGCGGCAAGGTCGAGCTGTACGCCAAGCGTGAGGACTGCAACAGTGGCCTGGCCTTCGGGGGCAACAAGACCCGCAAGCTCGAATACCTGATCCCGGACGCGCTCGCGCAAGGCTGCGACACGCTGGTCTCGATCGGCGGCATCCAGTCGAACCAGACGCGTCAGGTGGCTGCCGTGGCCGCGCACCTGGGACTCAAGTGCGTGCTCGTCCAGGAAAACTGGGTCAATTACTCCGATGCGGTATATGACCGGGTCGGCAACATCCAGATGTCCCGGATGATGGGCGCCGACGTGCGCCTGGTGGCCGACGGCTTCGACATCGGCATCCGCAAGAGCTGGGAAGAGGCCATGGAGAGCGTGCGCAAGGAGGGTGGCAAGCCGTATCCGATTCCGGCCGGCTGCTCGGAGCATCCGCTGGGTGGCCTGGGCTTCGTCGGCTTTGCCGAGGAAGTGCGCGCGCAGGAGGCTGAACTGGGTTTCAAGTTCGACTACGTCGTTGTGTGTTCAGTCACCGGCAGCACGCAGGCGGGCATGGTGGTGGGGTTTGCCGCCGACGGCCGGGCTGATCGCGTGATCGGCATCGATGCCTCCGCCAAGCCCGCCCAGACCCGCGCGCAGATCCTGCGCATCGCCAGGCACACGGCGGGGCTGGTGGAACTGGAGCGCGACATCGTCGACGCCGACGTAGTACTCGACGAGCGCTATGGCGGCCCCGAATATGGCCTGCCGTCCGAAGGCACGCTAGAGGCCATCCGCCTGAGCGCCAGGTACGAAGGCATGATGACCGACCCGGTCTACGAGGGGAAATCGATGCAGGGCATGATCGACATGGTCCGGCGCGGCGAATTCCCCGAAGGCTCGCGCGTGCTGTATGCCCATCTCGGCGGCGCACCGGCGCTGAACGCCTACAGCTTCCTGTTCCGCAACGGCTGACCGACGCACGGAGGTGCTGCGATGAATCCCACTCTACATTCGTCCCTGCGCAGAGCCTTCGTGGCGGCCCGGGCGCTGGCGCTGCCAGCGCTGGCGGTTGCCGCCGTCGGGGCCCACGCGGCATCGGCGTATCCGGTCCGGCCCGTCACGCTCGTGGTGCCGTTCCCGGCCGGCGGGGCGGTCGACATGATCGGCCGCCTCGTCGGCAAGAGCCTCGGCGATGCGCTGGGCCAGCCGGTGGTGATCGAGAACCGCGCCGGTGCCGGCACCATCGTAGGTGCCGGCTACGTGGCCAAGGCCGCGGCCGATGGCTACACGCTGCTTATCAGTTCGGGCTCGACATTCACCGTCAATCCGGCCATCAACGCGAGCCTGCCGTATGACCCCGTGAAGAGCTTCGAGCCTGTCGGGCTGGTGGCGCGCGTACCGCTGATTGTGCTGGCGAACAAGGCGGTGCCGGTGGATACGCTGCCGCAGATGGTTGCAGCGGTCAACGCCGCGCCGGGCAAGTATGTCTATGGGTCTTTCGGTACCGGCACCACCGGGCATTTCGCAGGCGAGATGCTGCTGGGTGCCACGGGCATGAAGCTGCAGCATATCCCGTACAAGGGCAGTGCGCCGGCCGTGGCCGACCTGATCGGCGGGCAGATTCCATTCTCGGTCGATACGGTCGCCGCGTCGTTGCCCCATATCCGCAGCGGCAAGATCAAGCCGATCGCGGTCACGGGCGCGCGCCGCGCCACGCTGCTGCCTGACGTGCCCACCGTGGCGGAAGCTGGCTATCCCGGTTTCGACGCCGACTCGTGGGTAGCCATCGCGGCGCCGCGCGGCTTGCCGGCCGACGTCAAGGCCCGGCTGGAAAAAGCGGTAGCGCAGGCGATGAAAGACCACGAGGTCCAGCAAAAGCTGCTGGCTAACGGGCTGGAGCCGAACTACGCGGGCCCGGGGCAGGTC comes from the Cupriavidus sp. P-10 genome and includes:
- a CDS encoding Bug family tripartite tricarboxylate transporter substrate binding protein — translated: MTIIKKSPVQSVQSVQSRRSALILGLAALGLGTLATTAAWAQTTWPTKPVTLLVGFPPGGQTDFAGRALLGGLQSSLGQSFVIDNKAGVNGNIASIEVMRAAPDGNKLLVGNGSMTIMPHVYTKLGIVDPQKLTPIGVMLQSPLVLVVPASSPIKTYAQFVEEVKARDKSGKTVDYGSGGTGALPHVTMELLRERMGGPKMNHVPYKGSSPAMVDLMAGRLDAMFDATSVVAPFIKSGQLRPLMVTGPKRVAMIPDVPTATESGIKDFTIISFIGLYGPPGLSPDIVKKANGALNTALKDPAVVKSIVDRGDEPGGGTPEQLATLTRTHYKMWGDVVKANNITAD
- the uxuA gene encoding mannonate dehydratase, with the translated sequence MKMSFRWFGTSDPIPLEYIRQIPGMTHIVSAIYDEPVGEVWPLDKILALKSTIEAAGLQFKVVESVPVHEDIKLGKPTRDQLIANYQQNIRNLAAAGVEVICYNFMPVFDWTRTELAKKLDDGSTCLAFSTREVEQIDVSQGIALPGWDSSYQPGELQALLAEYRGIDEARLWEHLEYFLRAIIPVAQECGIKMAIHPDDPPRPIFGLPRIVKNRDDLARILGIVDTPANGLTLCSGSLGAGPQNNVEALVREFGGMGRIHFAHIRNVKITPDGDFEETAHLSSCGSLDIAAIVKAYHDVGFQGYFRPDHGRMIWGETGKPGYGLYDRALGAVYINGMWEAMEKTA
- a CDS encoding FadR/GntR family transcriptional regulator, which codes for MRNSTSDLATTPTVESPPAAGDRSYLSLASQVQALIASGEFSAGMRLPSERTLAERFSVSRTLVREAIIALEVQGLVEVRGGSGIYVCAAAPAPGPEPFELPWRPGPIESLRARVLIESEVAGLAASERKDSDLDRMFSALSLMREHMDDKQANEAADRQFHLCLAESTGNRVLLHMVTALWDSGRSDPLWGKIEEHFHTTGLREASQEDHQRIFAAVMARDATAARAAMRNHLERVIGEFTQAWR
- a CDS encoding MarR family winged helix-turn-helix transcriptional regulator is translated as MNARKPSVIAELSSGELGFLVTDVRNQLLAGVERELEPLQITAAQFVVLNSIMSGKGRTLSEFCRLLGYDSGAMTRLLDRIEAKGIIRRVVNPTDRRSFIVELTEQGQAVFPQARKGTEVAIRRLLAGFSEADAQTLRGMLRRILANAAEV
- a CDS encoding efflux transporter outer membrane subunit, which gives rise to MTLMTTSKTDSLKARTVPARWRLAVLGAAVFLASCASMTGLETQATVDDANHLAAAASIGATPVSPAAWPERAWWQGFGDPQLNALVEAALAGQPTLRIAAARVRQADALAGGAEAALFPQASLNARSTRQRFSENSVAPRPLAGSWKWASDVQLGLGYELDFWGKNQATFDAALDRARAVEVDYHAAELMLTTSVVRTYLKLDAAYAQRALTEQTYRQRQNTLDLTRRRVDAQLDSRLDMKQAEAALPATRERLAAINEIIALTQNQLAALAGNGPDAGANIRRPQLRDGYAAAVPASLPAELIGRRPDVVAQRWRVEAASHDIKAARAQFYPNISLTAFAGLQSLSLSDLLMAGSRTFGIGPAISLPIFDGGRLRANLGARQAEYDAAAEQYNATLVTALHDVVNQLVSLRWLSERAGEQQQALQLTQEAYDMAVSRYRSGVGNYLQVLSAEGQVLQQKQLLIDIETQERTLHLELIRALGGGYETAAATANDAGAARSPATRNPS
- a CDS encoding HlyD family secretion protein; the encoded protein is MTPANQPNSAGATPAEPAGVRPARRRRIAAAASVAVALAAASVYWLQYGRHWVSTEDAYVEGNVVQVTPQVSGVVTAILADNTDLVGSGKTLVELNGVDAQLALAAAQAQLARTVRQVRGQFAAAGQDRANVELRSVDLARAQEDMARRSALAASGAISGEELVHSTQAVRTAKASLAVATQQLKRNQALVERTSVDSHPDVQAAAVQVRNASIALSRTRIPAPVGGVVTKRSVQVGQRVSAGVPMMSVVPLDHLWVTANLKESQLRDIRLGQPVTLTTDLYGDGVVYHGRVIGQDAGTGSAFALLPAQNATGNWIKVVQRVPVRIALTPAEVMAHPLQIGLSMKISVDTRSRDGKRLVAVDASGQNYRTTVFADELARADELVRRIVEENL
- a CDS encoding MFS transporter — protein: MKPAAKPKALLMLTIGALTSIDFLQNGMVAFATAPIMGEIGASPEEYSTIAAAYASVAVVVIALQRWMVERMGWRRYVQGALGAAAIGAILCATAESYPGFLAGRMVMALGCAGMLTSSRLAINLIPPSPARFLGIKALATGICCGTAIAPWLAAVIVTADRWPLIFWLVAAAALALLPATGVLPTAVVAPAQRSDAHPVRLVALSVGSFLVLFVLQRSYYDFYADRLWLVIGAVAGAGALLAFVWTESRSARPLLRLRSLVEPRYLSGLALFTFCYVTLGSNGYLLPIVLQRSLGHSWATAGQFYALGLAAGVATWLTISRLLPRWPSPRKYFVAGFLALAASAWLLSRTTPAPDLWGHILPALALYGVFIMTLMPVTAMQTFNGVMHDESVFSHAQQTKNMLGQLGQALGVTIATVGQQWLTTLHYSTLHGAINPASPQFQETHARFTAAFSNSMDPVRAAESATAQIAQVLAQQSALLANIDYFRALAVVGVLAIGVSKFQKVLR
- a CDS encoding MarR family winged helix-turn-helix transcriptional regulator; protein product: MSAGLVTALATEGAALSAVLVAASRLRRATQQGATQALRAADLTVPQWLMLCHLRGAGGSTLTETAAAIDHDAGALSRAVHLLRERDLVVALKVPGDRRSVSLRISRSGEALCDRIDAHLKRQVADAPDGGMGPQELHRLLDLMEKAVTALLGRTEQG